In Phycodurus eques isolate BA_2022a chromosome 23, UOR_Pequ_1.1, whole genome shotgun sequence, a genomic segment contains:
- the LOC133397844 gene encoding caspase activity and apoptosis inhibitor 1 encodes MLKKKSTGGEKKRKHPPFEERRRSSKRRSAESNVVDEFADPELDRVGSDIEEGGLDLGVPFKPISAYVGDKKGMLEQCFGVLGEKKLRRMLPEQFKDCNLEEVRKVCWEQLEPISERNIMQILAGEEVTKEDDGSQNAQQQAQKKQKDCIVDSTACVKEPEKTDNPQQGGVLSEDSDVLSLNAGDSDIDALKEEPPVKTADSGEGPKPAEAKKDIQNDIDRSVSEILALTEEDAAAAVAVQQRAAAACPPSLQQLELLELEMRARAIKALMKASHGKVP; translated from the exons ATGCTCAAAAAGAAGTCCACTGGCggcgaaaagaaaagaaaacatccgCCGTTCGAGGAGCGGCGTCGAAGCAGTAAGCGTAGAAGCGCGGAAAGCAACGTAGTG GACGAGTTCGCCGACCCGGAGCTGGACAGGGTCGGCAGTGACATCGAAGAAGGTGGGCTCGATCTCGGGGTACCGTTCAAGCCCATCAGCGCCTACGTAGGCGACAAGAAGGGGATGCTGGAACAGTGCTTCGGCGTGCTGGGCGAGAAGAAACTACGCAGGATGCTGCCCGAGCAATTCAAG GATTGTAATTTAGAGGAGGTCCGAAAAGTGTGCTGGGAGCAACTGGAGCCGATCTCTGAGAGAAACATCATGCAGATCCTGGCTG GGGAAGAAGTGACCAAAGAAGACGACGGTAGCCAAAACGCACAACAACAGGCCCAGAAAAAACA GAAAGACTGCATTGTGGACTCAACAGCGTGTGTCAAAGAACCGGAAAAAACTGACAACCCCCAGCAAG GGGGCGTCTTAAGCGAGGACAGCGACGTTCTCAGCCTCAACGCCGGCGACAGCGACATCGACGCCCTAAAAGAGGAGCCGCCCGTCAAAACGGCGGACAGCGGCGAAGGCCCGAAGCCCGCCGAAGCCAAGAAGGACATCCAAAACGACATCGACCGAAGCGTCAGCGAGATTTTGGCGCTGACGGAAGaggacgccgccgccgccgtcgccgtcCAGCAACGGGCCGCCGCCGCGTGTCCGCCATCCCTTCAGCAGCTGGAGCTCCTGGAGCTCGAGATGAGGGCCCGCGCCATCAAGGCCCTCATGAAGGCCAGTCACGGAAAAGTGCCTTAG